One Miscanthus floridulus cultivar M001 chromosome 11, ASM1932011v1, whole genome shotgun sequence DNA window includes the following coding sequences:
- the LOC136492261 gene encoding uncharacterized protein: protein MSKARATWNSRYEKGLVDIMRDHVNIPLFRGQNGWSGEGWRSISEKFTQMYHLACFTKQQLQEKEKELKGSWKAIHVALKDSGVGWNDSLAMVIAEPEKWKKLINDNGKMARFQKKLARNFSETTA from the exons ATGTCGAAGGCAAGGGCTACatggaactctagatatgagaaAGGGCTTGTTGACATTATGAGGGACCATGTGAACATCCCCTTGTTCAGGGGTCAGAatggatggagtggagagggTTGGAGAAGTATCTCAGAGAAGTTTACCCAAATGTATCATTTAGCATGCTTCACAAAGCAGCAGCTACAAGAGAAGGAAAAGGAGCTAAAGGGCAGCTGGAAGGCGATACATGTAGCGTTAAAGGATAGTGGTGTTGGTTGGAATGACTCATTGGCCATGGTAATTGCGGAACCGGAAAAATGGAAGAAACTGATCAAT GATAATGGAAAAATGGCTAGGTTCCAGAAGAAGCTTGCTAGAAATTTCTCTGAGACAACAGCATAG